A stretch of the Planctomycetota bacterium genome encodes the following:
- a CDS encoding HEAT repeat domain-containing protein has translation MLRRTSVRPRVAIATASLALGALGAGTLTPGCASAGPRVSRTPEAAIGPIERSQARERAIAALERYAGDPNPVVRGNALEGLLEAPGRASPVLRRALNDESPGVRAIALMAIGRAERASLLDDAEPLLRDPSPYVRLSAVYAMAANRAPRQMSTLADAVLEADDPRLRAHAAVILGELGNESALPLLRQAARRPMRLADPVQLQLMRLQMGEAMVKLGDEAQVHPLRAALYPARPEELEAAALAARILGEVRDRGSVDQLILLTAKEDETGRKLPPEVRLSAVYALAEIGQPQGFFIAEEYLAHPSPQVRALAALSLGRTGQARHLPVLEGMLADADPAVRVHAAAAVVRLTRP, from the coding sequence CTTGGCGCCCTGGGGGCCGGCACGCTCACGCCGGGATGCGCGTCGGCGGGGCCCCGCGTGTCGCGGACGCCCGAGGCCGCCATCGGCCCCATCGAGCGTTCGCAGGCCCGCGAGCGGGCCATCGCCGCCCTGGAGCGCTACGCGGGCGATCCCAACCCGGTGGTCCGGGGCAACGCGCTCGAGGGCCTGCTCGAGGCGCCCGGGCGAGCATCCCCGGTGCTGCGGCGGGCCCTGAACGACGAGAGCCCGGGCGTGCGGGCCATCGCGCTGATGGCCATCGGCCGGGCCGAGCGGGCCTCGCTCCTCGACGACGCCGAGCCGCTGCTGCGGGACCCCTCGCCCTACGTCCGGCTGTCGGCGGTGTACGCGATGGCGGCCAACCGCGCGCCCAGGCAGATGTCCACGCTGGCCGACGCGGTGCTGGAGGCCGACGACCCCAGGCTGCGGGCCCACGCCGCGGTGATCCTGGGCGAGCTGGGCAACGAGTCGGCCCTGCCGCTGCTCAGGCAGGCGGCGCGGCGGCCGATGCGGTTGGCCGACCCCGTCCAGCTCCAGCTCATGCGGCTGCAGATGGGCGAGGCGATGGTCAAGCTGGGCGACGAGGCCCAGGTGCACCCGCTGCGGGCGGCGCTCTATCCCGCCCGGCCCGAGGAACTCGAGGCCGCCGCGCTCGCCGCCCGCATCCTGGGCGAGGTCCGCGACCGCGGCTCGGTCGACCAGCTCATCCTGCTGACCGCCAAGGAGGACGAGACCGGCCGCAAGCTGCCGCCCGAGGTCCGCCTTTCGGCCGTCTACGCCCTGGCCGAGATTGGCCAGCCCCAGGGCTTCTTCATCGCCGAGGAGTACCTAGCCCATCCCTCGCCGCAGGTGCGGGCCCTGGCGGCGCTGTCGCTGGGCCGCACGGGCCAGGCGCGGCACCTGCCGGTGCTGGAGGGCATGCTGGCCGACGCCGATCCGGCCGTCCGGGTCCACGCTGCCGCCGCTGTTGTCCGGCTGACACGACCGTGA